In Labrus mixtus chromosome 11, fLabMix1.1, whole genome shotgun sequence, a single window of DNA contains:
- the nppcl gene encoding C-type natriuretic peptide-like, whose amino-acid sequence MLFPVLLCAALLLFTPLEMTEARALHPSPEAAQFMEQFLERYNDLLTLDDLENLLNSPPEEQSTLSSGAKAAEYPKWADTQTQAETPWLRLLKGALANQKRAEPDRSRRGWNRGCFGLKLDRIGSMSGLGC is encoded by the exons ATGCTGTTTCCTGTGCTGCTCTGTGCCGCTCTGCTTCTCTTCACACCGCTGGAGATGACAGAGGCTCGCGCTCTGCACCCTTCTCCTGAAGCCGCGCAG TTCATGGAGCAGTTTCTGGAGCGCTACAATGACCTTTTGACCCTGGACGACCTGGAGAACCTCTTGAACAGCCCTCCGGAGGAGCAGTCTACCTTGTCCTCGGGGGCCAAAGCAGCTGAGTATCCTAAATGGGCTGACACACAAACGCAAGCTGAGACCCCCTGGCTGCGTCTGCTGAAGGGGGctctggccaatcagaagcGAGCAGAGCCGGACCGGTCACGGAGGGGATGGAACCGAGGATGCTTTGGGCTCAAACTGGATCGGATTGGGTCCATGAGCGGACTGGGCTGTTAG